The proteins below come from a single Drosophila suzukii chromosome X, CBGP_Dsuzu_IsoJpt1.0, whole genome shotgun sequence genomic window:
- the l(1)G0320 gene encoding translocon-associated protein subunit alpha — MRHLMFLMLMVLPIVICTFSSPNKFGAYAAEPVEDDLVDVDAEEGAVTGEDAEADEDSDSGSSSSPNADTYLLFTKPLYTPGQQLDLPGGKPVEFLIGFTNKGAEEFVIETVEASFRYPMDFNYFIQNFSAVAYNREVKPGFESTVSYTFLPSDQFAGRPFGLNIALAYRDANGIQYNEAVFNETVLISEVDEGLDGETFFLYVLLAGIVVLLLVIGQQYLLGSSGKRKRAAAKKVIETGTANDSTIDYDWVPQETLRALQKSPPKTKTPKTSPKPGKQASPKAVSQQSPKQRKVKRSAGDD; from the coding sequence CCAACAAGTTCGGTGCCTATGCCGCTGAGCCCGTGGAGGACGACCTGGTGGACGTGGACGCCGAGGAGGGCGCGGTGACCGGCGAGGATGCGGAAGCGGACGAGGACAGCGACTCGGGCAGCAGTAGTTCGCCGAATGCGGACACCTATCTGCTCTTTACGAAACCCCTGTACACGCCTGGCCAGCAGCTGGATCTGCCCGGCGGCAAGCCCGTCGAGTTCCTGATCGGATTCACGAACAAGGGAGCCGAGGAGTTCGTCATCGAGACGGTGGAGGCCTCCTTCCGCTATCCCATGGACTTCAACTACTTCATCCAGAACTTCTCGGCGGTGGCCTACAACCGTGAGGTGAAGCCCGGCTTCGAGTCGACCGTGTCGTACACCTTCCTGCCCTCGGACCAGTTTGCCGGCCGTCCCTTTGGCCTGAACATTGCTCTGGCCTACCGCGATGCCAATGGCATTCAGTACAACGAGGCTGTCTTCAATGAGACCGTGCTGATTTCGGAGGTCGACGAGGGTCTGGACGGCGAGACCTTCTTCCTGTACGTCCTGCTCGCGGGCATTGTTGTCCTGCTCCTGGTCATCGGACAGCAGTATCTGCTGGGCAGCTCCGGCAAGAGGAAGCGTGCCGCTGCCAAGAAGGTGATCGAGACCGGAACCGCCAATGACAGCACCATCGACTACGATTGGGTGCCACAGGAGACGCTGCGTGCGCTGCAGAAGTCGCCGCCCAAGACCAAGACGCCCAAGACCTCCCCCAAGCCCGGCAAGCAGGCCAGTCCCAAGGCGGTCAGCCAGCAGAGTCCCAAGCAGCGCAAGGTCAAGCGCTCCGCTGGCGATGATTAG